Proteins encoded within one genomic window of Roseateles sp. XES5:
- a CDS encoding MobC family plasmid mobilization relaxosome protein, translating into MWYKLDVAPPPAGQWFAPLALRVASGNLASGKEKMRSEVLRVRLQPEERDALAALCEEGRTASDVIRLLFREQAGLPLPVGPAEADALRGTNEELRRIGINLNQAVRAMNEGRVGYEPHLDAALRTLLDGVFRLRADVDLMLRISRKERRGAGRGA; encoded by the coding sequence TTGTGGTACAAACTCGACGTCGCCCCGCCTCCGGCAGGGCAGTGGTTCGCGCCTCTGGCGCTCCGGGTCGCCTCCGGCAACCTGGCAAGCGGGAAGGAAAAGATGCGGAGCGAGGTGTTGAGGGTCCGACTGCAGCCAGAGGAGCGCGATGCGCTCGCCGCGCTGTGCGAGGAAGGGCGCACCGCCAGCGACGTCATCCGGCTGCTGTTTCGCGAACAGGCGGGCCTTCCGCTCCCGGTCGGGCCAGCCGAGGCCGACGCCCTGCGCGGGACGAACGAGGAACTGCGGCGCATCGGCATCAACCTCAACCAAGCGGTCCGGGCGATGAACGAGGGTCGCGTCGGTTACGAACCGCATCTCGACGCGGCCCTGCGCACCCTCCTCGATGGCGTGTTCCGGCTGCGCGCCGACGTCGATCTGATGCTGCGGATCAGCCGCAAGGAGCGGAGGGGAGCTGGCCGTGGCGCATGA
- a CDS encoding relaxase/mobilization nuclease domain-containing protein, translating to MAHDWSGLLGEIEAFSARRATSLIDEEEELRRRRVIGVALSGGEPPRRFVAKGIASKAHPGAVSRSEPTIASILQAPLSSQKGVIALVGALGVGDQRGDDDELKKSAGGGGGGASFAAAPSVARPLSARGAAKDRSKAETASRAAIAAGAQPVVIKVTSTVSSRASAAGLMNYLGTREVENENGEKGKVDIPVYDQDGLAITSREERAAALAEWGADFRDAYAVNALATFSITLSDEVDDDTLHDALNAAFGSKPFLYSRHPDGRVSIYAVTNLPAKKIAGALKAREKGEWPARALENTESDFARRLADAGVSAEVRILGAAVSEKSGRYFLEKFLRTEKSITTSEGDPVKRGSSVKEKADGIWRAWSSHIRTVEPRNAFHVIFSARAGTDPEAMTRAVRDFLSEQVAGHRWITAHHPDTGHVHVHVMISARDDVGKALRLTKPELYEWRERFATKAREQGIAMVATRRADVAATRPYSQAQAGAYERGRQDPRYLKTPAVTNRVERKRAGVVDRASLSNGNLALAPKWQATASALKRAGAEPSVIAAADRFVAAVTAQAPHAARASGFVLLRLDVEQTMERETVAVIIEGAVGVEAKLISAEGKSVRVLAPTTASVSKIERELAKQNDEFGPGSEMRSVARDFQARLLAHGLRAAVIVEAAGSVKHGAPSPWLQKKFDALAGQSAAPPDEPLAEFKTLIATIQQQKEKAMPLSLEQFDERVSRANKSMDRLETMVDSSAERQAVEEMRKEISALFEEQRRDIQMQQMRSVNDTAGAGGTPPPARVDEARTQDRPAPATVDPAIAAQQQAIAAGRASRAAREQAGASRAAQDEQRQQILRQAEQERQRGNDRDGAER from the coding sequence GTGGCGCATGACTGGTCCGGACTGCTTGGTGAGATCGAGGCTTTTTCCGCCCGCCGCGCCACCTCGTTGATCGACGAGGAAGAGGAGCTGCGTCGCCGGCGCGTGATCGGGGTCGCTCTGTCGGGCGGGGAGCCGCCGCGCCGATTTGTAGCCAAGGGCATCGCGAGCAAGGCGCACCCTGGCGCCGTGTCGAGAAGTGAGCCGACAATCGCGTCGATCCTGCAAGCGCCGCTGTCATCGCAAAAGGGTGTCATTGCGCTGGTCGGAGCTTTGGGTGTCGGCGACCAGAGGGGGGATGATGACGAGCTGAAGAAGTCGGCCGGCGGGGGAGGGGGCGGGGCGTCCTTTGCAGCCGCGCCCAGTGTCGCCCGTCCTCTGAGCGCGCGGGGCGCAGCGAAGGACAGGTCCAAAGCGGAGACGGCAAGCCGCGCGGCGATCGCCGCCGGTGCGCAGCCGGTGGTGATCAAGGTGACGTCGACCGTATCGAGCCGGGCGTCGGCTGCTGGCCTGATGAACTATCTCGGCACACGGGAAGTCGAGAACGAAAACGGCGAGAAGGGCAAGGTGGATATCCCGGTTTACGATCAGGATGGCCTTGCCATCACCAGCCGCGAAGAGCGCGCCGCCGCGCTCGCGGAGTGGGGCGCGGATTTTCGCGACGCCTATGCGGTCAACGCGCTCGCGACCTTTTCCATCACCCTTTCCGATGAAGTCGACGACGACACGCTCCACGATGCCCTGAACGCCGCCTTCGGGTCGAAGCCCTTCCTCTATTCGCGACATCCGGACGGCAGGGTCTCGATCTATGCGGTGACCAATCTGCCGGCGAAGAAAATCGCCGGCGCGTTAAAGGCACGCGAGAAAGGCGAATGGCCGGCGCGCGCCTTGGAAAATACAGAGTCCGATTTCGCGCGCCGGCTGGCCGACGCCGGCGTGTCGGCCGAGGTCCGCATTCTCGGTGCAGCCGTTTCGGAGAAATCCGGCCGCTACTTCCTCGAAAAGTTCCTGCGCACCGAGAAGTCCATCACCACCAGCGAAGGCGATCCGGTCAAGCGTGGTTCCAGCGTCAAGGAAAAGGCGGATGGCATCTGGCGCGCCTGGTCCTCGCACATTCGCACCGTTGAGCCGCGCAACGCGTTCCATGTCATCTTCTCGGCACGGGCCGGGACCGATCCGGAGGCGATGACCCGCGCTGTTCGGGATTTTCTTAGCGAGCAGGTCGCCGGCCATCGTTGGATCACCGCCCATCATCCCGATACCGGTCACGTCCACGTCCATGTGATGATCTCGGCGCGCGACGATGTCGGCAAGGCGCTGCGGCTGACCAAGCCCGAGCTGTACGAATGGCGCGAGCGGTTTGCGACGAAGGCGCGGGAGCAGGGCATCGCTATGGTCGCCACCCGGCGTGCGGATGTGGCGGCCACGCGGCCCTATAGCCAAGCGCAGGCCGGCGCATATGAACGGGGCAGACAAGATCCTCGCTATCTCAAGACGCCGGCTGTCACCAATCGCGTCGAGCGCAAGCGTGCCGGCGTCGTCGATCGCGCGTCTCTCTCCAATGGAAACCTGGCGCTCGCCCCGAAATGGCAGGCGACCGCGAGCGCCCTGAAGCGGGCCGGCGCGGAACCTTCCGTGATTGCGGCGGCCGACCGGTTCGTAGCTGCGGTAACCGCTCAAGCACCGCATGCTGCTCGGGCCAGCGGCTTCGTCCTGCTCCGGTTGGACGTCGAACAGACCATGGAACGCGAGACGGTAGCTGTCATTATCGAGGGGGCCGTCGGCGTCGAGGCCAAGTTGATTTCCGCCGAGGGGAAGTCCGTCCGGGTTCTGGCGCCCACGACCGCGAGCGTCAGCAAGATCGAGCGCGAGCTAGCCAAGCAGAACGACGAGTTTGGCCCCGGTTCCGAGATGCGGTCCGTTGCCCGAGATTTCCAGGCGCGGTTGCTGGCGCATGGATTGCGCGCCGCCGTCATCGTCGAGGCGGCCGGCTCCGTCAAGCATGGTGCGCCGTCTCCTTGGCTGCAGAAGAAATTCGATGCCTTGGCGGGGCAGTCCGCTGCGCCGCCGGACGAGCCTTTGGCGGAATTCAAGACCCTGATCGCAACCATTCAACAACAGAAGGAAAAGGCCATGCCCCTATCGTTGGAACAGTTCGACGAGCGCGTCTCACGGGCGAACAAATCCATGGACCGCCTGGAGACGATGGTCGATAGCAGCGCTGAGCGACAGGCCGTCGAGGAGATGCGCAAGGAAATCTCCGCGCTGTTCGAAGAGCAGCGTCGTGACATCCAGATGCAGCAGATGCGCTCGGTCAACGACACAGCGGGGGCAGGGGGCACGCCGCCGCCGGCGCGCGTCGACGAGGCGCGCACTCAGGATCGGCCAGCGCCGGCAACGGTCGATCCCGCAATCGCGGCCCAGCAGCAGGCCATTGCCGCGGGTCGCGCTTCCCGCGCGGCGCGAGAACAGGCTGGCGCGTCGAGGGCTGCCCAGGACGAGCAGCGTCAGCAGATCCTTCGGCAGGCGGAACAGGAACGCCAGCGCGGCAACGACCGCGACGGGGCCGAACGGTAG
- a CDS encoding ParA family protein produces MIVTIANPKGGTGKTTLVRALSGTAAHAGNDVFLIDADSRANTMRWVTMSKQMNVWPDRLEAVSCLDPNRIYKMALERQFEGKIVFIDIEGTTNENLFAGLYCADIVLIPLQTTQDDVVAGMQLALNHIPVVEEDQKRKLPAMIVINQHDLVTGRAKAHEPLREILRESGVALASQTIARRASYQSIGAAGTLQTAAKSDPKAIAEMETLLGELLTLYRSTAKEALL; encoded by the coding sequence ATGATCGTCACCATCGCCAACCCGAAAGGCGGAACCGGGAAAACCACGCTTGTCCGGGCGTTGTCAGGAACGGCCGCCCATGCTGGCAACGACGTGTTTCTGATCGACGCAGACAGCCGCGCCAACACCATGCGCTGGGTCACGATGTCGAAACAGATGAACGTCTGGCCGGACCGGCTGGAGGCGGTAAGCTGCCTCGACCCGAACCGGATCTACAAGATGGCGCTGGAGCGCCAATTCGAAGGAAAGATCGTCTTCATCGATATCGAGGGAACCACGAACGAAAACCTGTTCGCCGGTCTCTATTGTGCCGACATCGTTCTGATCCCGCTACAAACCACCCAGGATGATGTGGTCGCCGGAATGCAGCTTGCACTGAACCATATTCCGGTGGTCGAGGAAGACCAGAAACGCAAGCTGCCGGCGATGATCGTCATCAACCAGCATGACCTTGTCACCGGCCGGGCCAAGGCCCACGAGCCGCTGCGCGAAATCCTGCGGGAGAGCGGTGTCGCCCTTGCGTCGCAGACGATCGCCCGGCGCGCCTCCTATCAGTCGATCGGCGCCGCCGGCACGCTCCAGACCGCCGCGAAATCCGACCCGAAGGCAATCGCCGAGATGGAAACGCTACTCGGCGAGCTGCTCACCCTCTACAGGTCGACGGCGAAGGAGGCTCTGCTATGA